The following are encoded in a window of Maridesulfovibrio ferrireducens genomic DNA:
- a CDS encoding mechanosensitive ion channel family protein — protein sequence MIRSAKYLFLSILFIVLTPSVFFASTMFPLEPPDTSSPRATLKSFIHYTNEVYLVASSPNEDFKLELEYLQRAARCFDFSKVPPTLLSDVSVESVLRLREILDRFDLPDMNDVPDKEDVKSTGLDKWRMPHTEIIIGKVVNSPRSGAFLFTPETVRRLEEFYNEIRYLPYVKNDLDVNYNGIYEQYIYSSGWMIPDGFLSDLPAWMKRGYFGQAVWQWVGIFLLLGVGLFLIWVMWLINKRMKCRFDGCSWEIGRLLFPFSGMFMCGFLEYLIARQVNITGQVLAVFIMGLEAVFFIFSGIAIIVTGNVVIHGIISSSKINEEALDADVIKLVVRLVTFCLVFILFYNAGSYFGVPVTAVFASAGIAGVAVALAARETLANFFGGVSIFMDRPFRAGDYIVLESGERGEVKAVGMRSTRLLTRDDILITIPNSVITNVKITNQSLPEPHFRVRIKIGVAYGSDVDKVEALLLEEAHKNALVVDSPAPRVRFRAFGDSSLEYELLCWAGHPQNRGRVVHEISRDIYKKFNSEGILIPFPQRDVHLHATDWNSLKEKDEA from the coding sequence ATGATTCGTTCTGCAAAATATTTATTTCTGTCAATTCTGTTTATAGTGCTGACTCCTTCTGTTTTTTTTGCTTCCACCATGTTTCCGCTTGAACCGCCGGATACATCAAGTCCTCGGGCTACCTTAAAGAGTTTTATTCATTATACTAACGAGGTATATCTTGTTGCGTCGTCTCCTAATGAAGATTTTAAGCTTGAATTAGAGTACCTGCAGAGAGCTGCCCGTTGTTTTGATTTTAGCAAAGTTCCGCCCACTTTGCTAAGTGATGTGAGTGTAGAGTCGGTACTTAGGTTGCGCGAGATTCTTGATAGATTTGATTTGCCGGATATGAATGATGTGCCTGATAAAGAAGATGTAAAAAGTACCGGTCTTGATAAGTGGCGCATGCCGCATACAGAGATTATAATTGGTAAAGTAGTGAATTCACCAAGATCAGGGGCATTTCTTTTTACTCCTGAGACTGTACGCAGGTTGGAAGAATTTTATAATGAAATTAGATATTTACCATATGTAAAAAACGATTTAGATGTAAATTATAATGGTATTTATGAACAATATATTTATTCATCAGGCTGGATGATTCCTGATGGATTTTTAAGCGATTTGCCTGCGTGGATGAAGCGTGGATATTTTGGGCAGGCTGTTTGGCAGTGGGTAGGTATATTTTTGCTTTTGGGAGTAGGTTTATTTTTAATATGGGTGATGTGGCTGATCAATAAGCGTATGAAGTGTCGCTTTGATGGGTGTTCGTGGGAGATCGGGCGTTTGCTTTTTCCGTTTTCCGGGATGTTTATGTGTGGTTTTTTAGAGTATCTTATTGCCAGACAGGTTAATATTACAGGGCAGGTGCTTGCAGTCTTTATCATGGGACTTGAAGCGGTCTTTTTCATTTTTTCAGGAATTGCAATAATTGTGACCGGGAATGTCGTTATACATGGAATTATCTCTTCTTCGAAAATTAACGAAGAAGCTCTTGATGCTGACGTGATTAAGCTTGTTGTAAGGCTTGTTACTTTCTGTTTGGTCTTTATTTTGTTCTATAACGCCGGTAGCTATTTCGGGGTTCCTGTTACAGCGGTATTCGCCTCAGCCGGTATAGCTGGTGTTGCAGTAGCCCTTGCCGCGCGGGAAACTTTAGCTAATTTTTTTGGTGGGGTTTCAATTTTTATGGATAGACCGTTCAGGGCGGGGGATTATATAGTTCTTGAATCGGGCGAGCGCGGTGAGGTTAAGGCTGTCGGTATGCGAAGCACCCGTTTGCTTACTCGTGATGATATACTCATCACTATTCCTAATTCAGTTATTACTAATGTAAAAATTACAAATCAGAGCTTACCTGAACCGCATTTCAGGGTACGTATAAAGATTGGTGTCGCTTACGGTTCCGATGTGGATAAAGTTGAAGCTCTGTTACTTGAAGAGGCTCATAAAAATGCTCTGGTTGTCGATTCTCCTGCCCCTCGCGTTCGTTTTCGAGCTTTCGGAGATTCCTCATTGGAGTATGAGCTACTCTGCTGGGCTGGACATCCTCAGAACAGGGGGAGAGTCGTTCATGAAATCAGTCGTGATATTTATAAAAAGTTTAATTCGGAAGGCATACTGATTCCTTTCCCTCAGCGGGATGTGCATTTGCATGCTACGGACTGGAATTCTTTAAAAGAAAAAGATGAAGCATAA
- a CDS encoding GtrA family protein, translating into MNSRFLRFCCIGGLGFVVDSGITYGLVGLGVPSLYARIPAILIALTVCYRFHHGFTFRKEGKAPWRGWYKFLISNSVGSVINYGCYAAVLLMWPAAPLIIPLAVGSVVALIANYVLSVCYVFR; encoded by the coding sequence ATGAATAGCAGGTTTTTGCGGTTTTGCTGTATCGGCGGATTGGGCTTTGTCGTTGATTCCGGAATAACTTATGGACTTGTCGGGCTTGGTGTTCCGTCTCTTTACGCAAGAATACCGGCAATTTTAATAGCATTGACTGTATGTTACAGGTTTCATCACGGATTCACTTTTCGTAAAGAAGGCAAAGCGCCGTGGCGTGGCTGGTATAAGTTTTTGATCTCGAACAGTGTCGGCAGTGTTATCAATTATGGATGTTATGCCGCAGTGTTATTAATGTGGCCTGCCGCGCCCTTGATTATTCCCCTGGCTGTAGGGTCCGTGGTAGCTTTGATTGCAAATTATGTTTTATCAGTATGTTATGTTTTTCGTTGA
- a CDS encoding glycosyltransferase family 2 protein, giving the protein MKTAVLIPCLNEEEAITKVVQDFVEQLPGCVVYVYDNGSTDRTIEVAKAAGAVVASEKRRGKGNVVSRMFADVDADIYVLVDGDDTYEATAAPAMVERLLSNNLDMVVGIRDHKDEDEAYRSGHQTGNAIFNKFLGMIFEKTFTDIFSGYRVFSRRFVKSFPCLSRGFEIEMEMSIHSITARLPVEEMATTYGKRPEGSHSKLNTYRDGMRIFLTMLRLFKHIFPFKFYAGIGAVLAFVSLSLGIPLVGEWLLTGLVPKLPTAVLAASVGVIACLSVAIGIILDCVSRGHMEMRRLEYLNFTSPAVICPDYCVKDYSGGGSVDE; this is encoded by the coding sequence ATGAAGACAGCAGTTTTAATTCCATGCCTGAATGAAGAAGAAGCCATTACGAAAGTTGTTCAAGATTTTGTTGAACAATTACCGGGGTGTGTCGTATACGTATATGATAACGGTTCCACGGATAGAACCATTGAGGTTGCAAAAGCGGCCGGGGCAGTTGTCGCCTCGGAGAAAAGGCGTGGCAAGGGTAATGTGGTAAGTCGTATGTTCGCGGATGTTGATGCGGATATTTATGTGCTGGTTGATGGTGACGATACCTATGAAGCCACCGCGGCTCCGGCTATGGTTGAAAGATTGCTAAGCAATAATCTTGATATGGTCGTGGGTATCCGTGATCATAAAGACGAGGATGAAGCGTATAGATCCGGTCATCAGACTGGAAACGCTATTTTTAATAAGTTTCTGGGCATGATCTTTGAGAAGACTTTTACGGATATCTTTTCAGGATATCGCGTGTTTTCAAGGAGATTTGTAAAATCTTTCCCTTGTCTCAGCCGTGGATTTGAAATTGAGATGGAAATGAGCATTCATTCTATTACTGCCCGTCTGCCCGTGGAAGAAATGGCGACTACTTACGGCAAACGACCTGAGGGGAGCCATAGCAAGCTCAATACCTACAGAGATGGAATGCGTATCTTTTTGACCATGCTGCGTCTGTTTAAACATATTTTCCCGTTTAAATTTTATGCGGGAATCGGAGCTGTTTTAGCCTTTGTTTCCCTGTCTCTGGGCATCCCTCTGGTTGGCGAGTGGTTGCTGACCGGGCTTGTTCCTAAACTGCCCACCGCAGTGCTTGCTGCTTCTGTGGGGGTTATTGCCTGCTTGTCTGTTGCAATCGGCATTATTCTGGATTGCGTGAGCAGGGGCCACATGGAAATGAGAAGATTGGAATATTTAAATTTCACATCGCCTGCTGTAATTTGTCCTGACTATTGTGTAAAAGACTATTCTGGTGGCGGCTCCGTTGATGAATAG
- a CDS encoding GspE/PulE family protein yields the protein MSISYDLSKVPRDVVDLFLTFPQRSEFIPVEVGEREIKVLLQNESSLPMADFLAWKFGKKVVTEVVDEDQFFPLLEQALTEWEEESSIESESEEGGAGEDGEDLLGWSHDDAPIVRLVNKTMHQAIISGASDIHFEGQGNGFVVRYRQDGVLKAVKRLDRGLQPTIIARIKVMGEMDVAESRKPQDGRIFIKLGQKEVDVRVSTIPTMSGEKAVLRILDRSKNILNLEDLGLKGKDLELFRKVLAQPHGIVLVTGPTGSGKTTSLYAGLSELPREDKNIVTVEDPVEYQLSGINQVQVNKAAGMTFATTIRSFLRQDPDIILVGEIRDQETASTAVQAALTGHLVLSTLHTNDAATAVTRMLDMGIEPFLLASSLSLVLGQRLVRVNCSHCSKSISVSEHTIKLFDGMEDLPTTQTAGAGCEHCNFTGFKGRKGVYELIPVTEDMRGLIMDVVSADSIKAYAKEQGRETMADHGVRLVREGVTTLEEVARVTKQ from the coding sequence TTGAGCATTTCATATGATCTTAGTAAGGTTCCGCGCGATGTGGTGGATCTCTTTTTGACTTTTCCTCAGCGTAGCGAATTTATTCCCGTGGAGGTTGGAGAGCGCGAAATCAAAGTGCTACTCCAGAATGAAAGCTCTTTACCTATGGCTGATTTTCTTGCGTGGAAGTTTGGAAAAAAAGTTGTCACGGAAGTTGTGGATGAAGATCAGTTCTTTCCGTTGCTTGAACAGGCTTTGACTGAGTGGGAAGAAGAAAGCTCGATAGAATCTGAATCGGAAGAAGGCGGAGCAGGGGAAGACGGAGAGGATCTACTCGGTTGGTCTCATGATGATGCTCCTATTGTTCGTCTCGTGAACAAAACAATGCATCAGGCAATTATATCCGGTGCAAGTGATATTCATTTTGAAGGACAGGGTAACGGTTTTGTAGTTCGCTATCGGCAAGATGGAGTTCTTAAGGCTGTTAAGCGCTTAGACAGGGGGCTGCAACCAACCATTATAGCTCGTATTAAAGTTATGGGCGAGATGGATGTTGCTGAAAGTCGTAAGCCTCAGGATGGTAGAATCTTTATTAAGCTCGGGCAGAAAGAAGTTGATGTCCGTGTTTCCACAATACCTACAATGAGTGGGGAGAAGGCTGTTCTCCGTATTCTTGATCGTTCAAAGAATATTCTTAATCTCGAAGATCTTGGTCTTAAAGGTAAGGACCTCGAACTTTTCCGAAAAGTACTTGCTCAGCCGCACGGTATTGTTCTTGTTACAGGTCCGACTGGTTCCGGTAAAACTACCAGTCTTTACGCTGGATTAAGTGAACTTCCACGTGAAGATAAAAATATTGTTACCGTTGAAGATCCGGTTGAATACCAACTTTCCGGCATAAATCAGGTTCAGGTCAATAAGGCCGCGGGCATGACTTTTGCCACTACAATTCGTTCATTTCTCCGGCAGGATCCGGACATCATTCTGGTCGGTGAAATTCGAGATCAAGAAACCGCCAGTACTGCAGTTCAGGCGGCGCTTACAGGTCATCTAGTCCTTTCCACCTTGCATACTAATGATGCGGCTACTGCCGTAACCAGAATGCTCGATATGGGAATCGAACCCTTTCTGCTTGCATCTTCTCTTTCACTGGTGCTTGGGCAGAGACTTGTGAGGGTCAACTGTTCTCATTGCTCTAAATCAATTTCCGTTTCTGAACATACCATTAAGCTTTTTGACGGCATGGAAGATTTGCCTACGACTCAAACTGCTGGAGCCGGTTGCGAACATTGCAACTTCACCGGGTTTAAGGGGCGTAAAGGTGTTTATGAGCTAATCCCGGTAACGGAAGATATGCGCGGATTGATCATGGATGTTGTTTCCGCTGATAGCATCAAGGCTTACGCAAAAGAGCAGGGGCGTGAAACCATGGCTGATCATGGAGTACGCTTAGTTCGTGAGGGCGTTACCACTCTTGAAGAAGTTGCTAGAGTGACGAAACAGTAA
- a CDS encoding ketoacyl-ACP synthase III, whose protein sequence is MTALINTIEYYIPKNTVDCFELDKSKPEWHVRNSLPKTGVRFLHHADKDETTLQMARNAAEKAIKDLTESDLPDTLIVCTQTPDNLLPHVSACLQHELGLPSSTKCFDISLGCSGYCYGLSTAYAYLTANISKRVLFVTVDNYSKIIDSDTNKAYLLFSDGASATIIDKPEVSPVFQFGTDGSRNQSIVCSNSGVSVTTGKDPETPIPSPEFQMDGYKVLQFTIKTIPPEIIKLTESAGVSLEDIDLFIFHQASRRVLEEMGKKLAIPEEKLIIDLEEVGNITSSSIPIAMKRAEERGVLKRGNKVLLFGFGIGLSWSGAIIEY, encoded by the coding sequence ATGACAGCCCTTATCAATACAATAGAATACTATATCCCGAAAAACACGGTTGACTGCTTTGAACTTGATAAAAGCAAACCCGAATGGCACGTCCGCAATTCTTTGCCTAAAACAGGCGTCCGCTTTCTTCACCATGCAGATAAAGATGAAACAACTCTGCAAATGGCTCGCAACGCAGCCGAAAAAGCAATCAAAGACCTCACAGAATCTGATCTTCCAGACACTCTGATAGTTTGCACTCAGACTCCGGACAATCTTCTTCCTCACGTATCCGCATGTCTTCAACACGAACTGGGACTTCCTTCGTCCACCAAGTGTTTTGATATCAGCCTCGGTTGCAGCGGATACTGTTATGGACTTTCAACAGCTTACGCCTATCTAACAGCAAATATCTCTAAAAGAGTGCTCTTTGTTACGGTTGATAACTACTCTAAAATAATCGATTCAGATACGAACAAAGCTTACCTGCTCTTTTCTGACGGAGCCTCTGCAACCATTATTGATAAGCCTGAAGTCTCCCCTGTTTTTCAGTTTGGAACTGACGGCAGCCGTAACCAATCTATTGTCTGTAGCAATTCAGGTGTAAGCGTTACAACCGGAAAAGATCCCGAGACTCCCATTCCGAGTCCTGAATTTCAAATGGACGGCTACAAAGTACTTCAGTTCACAATTAAAACAATCCCCCCGGAAATCATAAAGCTGACAGAATCAGCAGGGGTTTCACTGGAAGACATTGACCTATTCATCTTCCATCAGGCCAGCCGCCGTGTACTTGAAGAAATGGGTAAAAAACTTGCTATTCCAGAAGAAAAACTGATCATAGACCTTGAAGAAGTGGGAAATATTACTTCATCTTCAATCCCCATCGCCATGAAAAGAGCGGAAGAACGGGGAGTCCTTAAGCGTGGAAATAAGGTATTACTCTTCGGATTCGGGATAGGACTTAGCTGGTCCGGCGCAATTATCGAATATTAA
- the mrtJ gene encoding JDVT-CTERM system glutamic-type intramembrane protease MrtJ — protein sequence MVYDFFVNRILKGIWHQLKWGVYSFTDPIFYLFLSLGFVGLYVPSPDLQLPLALLLGKAFIEELFFRFLLQEGLDRFFHYGYRFGPLSLANILASLTFSCMHLINQPLNWAVLTFIPSLAFGFIWQRYRSVVPGTIIHFAYNAFLFYQFM from the coding sequence ATGGTTTATGATTTTTTCGTAAACAGAATTCTTAAAGGAATTTGGCATCAGCTGAAGTGGGGCGTGTACAGTTTTACTGATCCCATTTTTTATCTGTTTTTATCTTTGGGTTTCGTTGGGCTGTACGTGCCCAGCCCGGATTTACAGCTTCCCCTTGCATTGCTATTGGGTAAAGCTTTTATAGAAGAATTATTCTTCAGGTTTCTTCTTCAAGAGGGGCTTGATCGGTTCTTCCACTATGGTTACAGATTCGGTCCTTTAAGTCTGGCGAACATTCTGGCTTCGCTTACGTTTTCATGTATGCACTTGATTAATCAGCCTTTGAATTGGGCCGTGCTTACCTTTATTCCTTCCCTTGCCTTTGGATTTATATGGCAGAGATATCGCAGTGTTGTACCCGGCACAATTATCCATTTTGCTTATAATGCATTTTTGTTTTATCAGTTCATGTAG
- the gspD gene encoding type II secretion system secretin GspD — translation MKLNMLKLLHKMVIALTISLTLLSSGAFAQPEGGDAVHANLESISLVEFIKFVGRYTGRNIVFNKGSLPGTHVSIYAGESLTEPELMAVFQQVLSGAGFYAVTRDNVTYILPARDAKLISPDIKSDSSGGSGEEIVTSVFQLAGKMSPDKVTALLKPFASQIGQVTAVPMADAVLIRDLQSNVDKMRKLLGIVRKVGAGQSTVLVDLQKTNAKSVASKLDSFYKKLSAVGKVGTSPVIEPIEWANSILVSGSEDQLTTIRSLISKLDKVSESYSKLKVYRLHNIEAVVAGDVLKSLVTGGGIPTAEGSSVGGGGSAKASTKSVSAGANAEGGVQVSADESTNTLIVMADAGQIPQIDKFVEQLDQAQDQVYIEALVLETTLSNSKDFGVEWQGAVKVGGGVSTFGYTKTKDSNMPGYAANPSNMPGGFSMGILGDLISYGGKSYPSIGALVNFTKASSDFNLISAPQIMTLDNSEAEVFIGENRPFKTGESTTTGGSLVNTYSYKDVGIKLNVKPHINREDGLVKLEVYQTYNTVSTSAGSSDLPVTNDRTTKTTVILADGSIMVIGGLIQSDQNRGQSAVPYLSDLPLLGWLFKTQSRSGKKQTLMVFLSARIIKTTEQLEAISQAKMDKYRTQRKRFNGFIEKEFNTYKNNDVPKAEPEASSTQSDG, via the coding sequence GTGAAGCTGAATATGCTTAAATTATTGCACAAAATGGTTATTGCGCTGACTATATCCCTTACGCTTCTTTCGTCTGGAGCCTTTGCTCAGCCTGAAGGCGGAGATGCAGTTCATGCTAATTTGGAAAGTATTTCGCTTGTTGAATTTATCAAGTTTGTCGGGCGCTATACCGGGCGGAATATTGTCTTTAATAAAGGGTCTTTGCCGGGGACGCATGTAAGTATTTATGCTGGCGAGTCTTTGACAGAACCTGAGCTTATGGCCGTTTTTCAGCAAGTTCTTTCAGGTGCCGGATTTTATGCCGTCACGCGAGACAATGTAACTTATATATTGCCGGCCCGAGATGCCAAACTGATCTCACCTGATATTAAGTCAGACTCTTCAGGTGGTTCAGGGGAAGAGATCGTTACTTCTGTTTTTCAGCTTGCAGGTAAAATGTCTCCCGATAAGGTTACCGCGTTGCTAAAGCCTTTTGCTTCACAGATTGGGCAGGTTACCGCGGTCCCTATGGCTGACGCTGTGCTTATTCGTGATTTGCAGTCAAATGTTGATAAGATGCGTAAGCTGCTTGGAATTGTGCGCAAGGTAGGAGCGGGACAGTCCACAGTTCTTGTTGATTTGCAAAAAACAAATGCAAAATCTGTAGCCTCTAAGTTGGACTCTTTTTATAAAAAACTTTCTGCCGTTGGAAAAGTTGGGACTTCGCCTGTAATTGAACCTATTGAATGGGCGAACAGTATTCTTGTTTCAGGAAGTGAAGATCAATTAACCACGATACGAAGTCTTATTTCTAAACTTGATAAAGTTAGTGAATCATATTCAAAGCTTAAGGTTTATCGACTGCATAATATAGAAGCCGTTGTTGCTGGTGATGTTCTTAAAAGCCTTGTTACGGGTGGTGGTATTCCTACTGCAGAAGGTTCTTCTGTAGGGGGGGGCGGATCTGCAAAAGCGTCTACCAAATCAGTCTCTGCAGGGGCTAATGCTGAGGGCGGGGTTCAGGTTTCCGCTGATGAATCTACAAATACTTTGATTGTTATGGCTGATGCAGGTCAAATTCCCCAAATTGATAAATTTGTGGAGCAGTTGGATCAGGCTCAGGATCAGGTTTATATTGAAGCTCTTGTTTTGGAAACCACACTGAGTAATTCAAAGGATTTCGGGGTGGAATGGCAGGGAGCCGTCAAGGTTGGCGGCGGAGTTTCTACCTTCGGCTACACGAAGACAAAAGACAGTAATATGCCTGGCTATGCAGCTAACCCCAGTAATATGCCCGGTGGGTTTTCCATGGGTATTTTAGGGGATCTTATTTCATATGGCGGGAAAAGTTATCCCTCGATTGGTGCTTTGGTTAATTTCACCAAAGCTTCATCCGATTTTAATCTTATTTCAGCTCCTCAGATTATGACTCTGGATAACTCCGAGGCAGAAGTCTTCATAGGTGAGAACAGGCCCTTTAAAACAGGCGAGAGTACTACTACAGGTGGTTCTCTCGTGAATACTTACTCTTATAAAGATGTGGGTATAAAGCTTAATGTTAAACCTCATATTAATCGTGAAGACGGCTTGGTAAAGCTTGAAGTTTACCAGACATATAATACAGTGTCGACATCAGCGGGATCGAGCGATTTGCCTGTTACAAATGACCGAACCACTAAGACAACCGTTATTTTGGCTGATGGATCTATTATGGTTATCGGTGGTTTAATTCAATCCGATCAGAACAGGGGACAAAGCGCTGTTCCATATCTTTCCGATTTGCCATTGCTCGGCTGGCTTTTTAAGACTCAATCCAGAAGCGGCAAAAAGCAAACTTTAATGGTATTTCTTTCCGCTCGCATAATTAAGACGACTGAGCAGCTTGAAGCTATCAGTCAGGCAAAAATGGATAAATATCGTACTCAGAGAAAGCGTTTTAACGGTTTTATCGAAAAAGAATTCAACACCTATAAAAATAATGATGTACCGAAAGCTGAACCTGAAGCATCTTCAACCCAGTCTGATGGTTAA
- a CDS encoding glycosyltransferase family 9 protein, with the protein MKDITEINPKRILVCQLRQIGDVVLATPSVSLLHKKFPQAEIHVYTEEKCAQVFANNPAVQHIWSIKKNELRNPFKALAFYRKVGISDYDLVVDFQQLPRCRWMLLFCNAPVKLSFKPPWYNRFLYTNWPESIPGGYAAKYKAGVLKPLGIDWDDECPHIFVSDKEREEARACLSSLGVKDEDSLITLDPSHRRYTRKWPAEHYGKLISLVAEKRKNLKFFILYGPGEKDVALKVKAVSGLEDRCVLLDKPGSLRLMAALIERAVLHIGNCSAPRHFAVGVGTPSITIPGSSSSAWTFPSSDHIEVVPDLECQPCRRESCARGDLACLNDLAPEDVFVKVLDKI; encoded by the coding sequence GTGAAAGATATAACTGAAATTAATCCTAAGCGAATTCTGGTTTGTCAGCTCCGGCAAATTGGTGACGTTGTTTTAGCAACTCCGTCTGTTTCTTTACTGCATAAGAAATTTCCGCAGGCAGAGATTCATGTCTACACAGAAGAAAAATGCGCTCAAGTCTTTGCAAACAATCCAGCAGTTCAACATATTTGGTCCATTAAGAAAAATGAGCTTCGCAATCCATTTAAGGCATTAGCTTTTTATAGAAAAGTGGGGATCTCCGATTATGATCTGGTTGTCGATTTTCAGCAACTTCCCAGATGTCGCTGGATGCTTTTATTTTGCAATGCTCCGGTGAAGCTTTCTTTTAAACCGCCGTGGTATAATCGGTTTTTGTATACGAATTGGCCGGAATCCATTCCCGGTGGTTATGCGGCAAAATATAAGGCCGGAGTTCTAAAGCCTCTCGGAATAGATTGGGATGACGAATGTCCGCATATTTTTGTAAGTGATAAGGAGCGTGAGGAAGCTCGCGCCTGTTTGTCTTCTCTGGGAGTAAAAGACGAGGATTCGTTGATTACTTTAGACCCTTCTCACAGACGGTACACCAGAAAATGGCCCGCTGAGCATTATGGTAAATTAATTTCTTTGGTGGCCGAAAAGCGAAAAAATTTAAAGTTTTTCATTCTGTACGGTCCGGGCGAAAAAGATGTGGCGCTTAAAGTTAAAGCTGTGTCGGGCCTTGAAGACAGGTGTGTTCTGCTCGATAAGCCCGGTTCATTGAGACTTATGGCTGCTCTCATTGAAAGAGCTGTTCTACATATAGGAAACTGTTCCGCTCCGAGGCATTTTGCTGTAGGAGTCGGAACTCCGAGTATAACAATTCCCGGCTCATCAAGCAGTGCGTGGACTTTTCCTTCTTCTGATCACATAGAAGTTGTGCCTGACCTTGAGTGTCAGCCCTGCAGGCGTGAAAGTTGTGCCAGAGGTGATTTGGCGTGTCTTAATGATCTTGCTCCTGAAGATGTGTTTGTGAAGGTTTTGGATAAAATATAA
- a CDS encoding glycosyltransferase family 39 protein, giving the protein MTDNRTDKNFSGFSINILYVLSIALLAVAVRVMSLEYVEVGGDSLCVWENVVNLVNSGNYIEWTHHTLRWAINLPLYFILKMFGTTQVNYYILPILYSTISAILAFYIGTVLKDRRFGLLSALLLILYPKMTTMGSQLWPGLYEMTYLLGCVLALLCWRKYGGWYLLALAGMLAGCAWGSRVTSIYYGPGILALLYLGKRRVKPVIIFTAFFFFVLGLEWFYFYNATGNSLGRFGVITQTHVTQDELLVSVGQYLLNFLKLVKFRGLLPVVLAGLGVAVWLVRRGDENEKCIAILFLGGLFFNVYMISSLSPLKLAAPVGSRYLTAGTPYLIMVLLLGLRKWHELSPRAATFFKYGLIVAFAAFTLKEVPSQNTFSRLQEDAQNARIITEEKLPVLMRYNAWAPNIIEQSVMGLFGIEKRGRLKINEDDKMMKNGRRMHIMLFEQQTDKDFKPETINGYYYFYSGNEKDLAGSSRVGVSDFSRKDHKLIIVPKESLPQGILKGDPAK; this is encoded by the coding sequence ATGACTGACAATCGCACGGATAAGAATTTTTCAGGATTTAGCATAAACATATTATACGTATTGAGTATCGCATTGCTGGCTGTTGCTGTGCGCGTTATGTCTTTGGAATATGTAGAGGTTGGCGGTGATTCCCTTTGTGTTTGGGAAAATGTCGTTAACCTTGTTAATTCCGGTAACTACATAGAATGGACTCATCATACCCTCAGGTGGGCCATAAATCTGCCGTTATATTTTATTCTGAAAATGTTCGGCACGACTCAGGTTAATTATTACATTCTGCCGATTCTTTATTCCACTATCAGCGCGATACTTGCTTTTTATATAGGCACAGTTCTGAAAGACAGACGGTTTGGTTTGCTCTCCGCTCTGCTTTTGATTTTATATCCCAAGATGACGACTATGGGCAGTCAGCTTTGGCCCGGTCTGTATGAAATGACCTACTTGTTAGGGTGTGTTCTTGCTCTGCTGTGCTGGCGGAAGTATGGAGGTTGGTACTTGCTTGCCCTTGCCGGAATGCTTGCCGGATGTGCATGGGGTTCCAGAGTTACGAGTATTTATTATGGTCCGGGAATTCTGGCTTTGCTTTATCTGGGCAAAAGAAGAGTGAAGCCTGTGATTATTTTTACAGCTTTTTTCTTTTTTGTTCTCGGGCTGGAATGGTTTTATTTTTACAATGCAACTGGTAACAGTCTCGGAAGGTTCGGAGTTATTACGCAGACTCATGTGACTCAGGATGAGTTGCTGGTAAGTGTCGGTCAATATCTACTTAATTTCTTGAAGCTGGTGAAGTTCAGAGGACTTCTGCCTGTAGTTTTGGCCGGATTAGGCGTAGCGGTCTGGTTGGTCAGACGGGGTGACGAGAATGAAAAGTGTATAGCAATATTGTTTCTGGGCGGTTTGTTTTTCAACGTTTATATGATTTCCAGCTTGAGTCCGCTAAAACTGGCGGCTCCGGTCGGCAGCAGGTACCTTACAGCGGGAACTCCATATTTGATTATGGTTCTTCTTTTAGGACTTAGAAAATGGCATGAGCTTTCTCCCCGTGCGGCAACTTTTTTCAAGTATGGACTGATTGTAGCTTTTGCAGCTTTTACTTTAAAAGAAGTTCCTTCGCAGAATACGTTCAGCCGTTTGCAGGAAGATGCGCAGAATGCCCGTATAATTACTGAAGAAAAGCTTCCCGTTCTTATGAGATATAATGCGTGGGCTCCTAATATTATAGAACAAAGTGTTATGGGTTTATTCGGTATTGAAAAGCGGGGACGGCTTAAGATAAACGAAGATGACAAGATGATGAAAAATGGACGCCGGATGCACATTATGCTTTTCGAGCAGCAGACGGATAAAGATTTTAAGCCTGAAACTATTAATGGATATTACTATTTTTATTCAGGGAATGAAAAGGATCTGGCTGGATCTTCACGAGTAGGTGTTTCAGATTTCAGTCGTAAGGATCACAAGTTGATAATAGTTCCGAAAGAATCATTACCACAGGGTATTTTGAAAGGGGATCCAGCAAAATGA